From a single Sporosarcina oncorhynchi genomic region:
- a CDS encoding NAD(P)/FAD-dependent oxidoreductase: MSDQNVFDVTIIGGGPVGLFTAFYAGMRKMSVNIIESLPQLGGQLTALYPEKYIYDIAGFPKISGQALIDNLLDQMAQFNPTITLEQAVQQVEKMEDGFFKLTTNRAIHFSKAIIMTAGNGAFQPKKIELESAEKYEGKNLHYFIRDLHYFAGRNVQIFGGGDSAVDWSLMLEPIAEKVTLIHRREKFRAHEASVEKVMNSSVEIKTPFIPIEFIGEDQIEQVVLEKVKSDQEEVIDVDDVIVNYGFVSSLGSISEWGLHIVKNSIVVNSKMETSIEGIYAAGDICTYEGKVKLIASGFGEATTAVSNAKVYIDPTAKVQAVHSTTLMEQAENKKEKGTHNRSEIASNQGC; this comes from the coding sequence GTGAACATTATTGAAAGTCTACCGCAACTAGGCGGACAGCTCACGGCTTTGTATCCTGAAAAGTATATTTACGATATCGCTGGATTTCCGAAAATTAGTGGCCAGGCATTAATCGATAATCTTCTGGATCAAATGGCACAATTTAATCCGACAATCACGCTGGAACAAGCTGTTCAACAAGTGGAAAAAATGGAGGATGGTTTTTTTAAACTGACTACGAATCGAGCAATCCATTTTTCAAAGGCGATTATTATGACAGCGGGAAATGGTGCATTTCAACCGAAAAAAATTGAACTTGAATCTGCGGAGAAATATGAAGGGAAGAACTTGCATTATTTCATACGGGATTTGCACTACTTTGCGGGTCGGAATGTACAAATCTTTGGCGGAGGAGATTCGGCAGTTGACTGGTCGTTAATGCTTGAACCAATTGCTGAGAAAGTGACCCTTATACACAGAAGAGAGAAATTCCGTGCCCATGAAGCAAGTGTGGAAAAAGTAATGAATTCATCTGTGGAGATCAAGACCCCGTTCATACCGATTGAATTTATCGGTGAGGATCAGATCGAACAAGTTGTACTTGAAAAAGTGAAGAGCGACCAAGAAGAAGTCATTGATGTGGATGATGTGATCGTAAACTATGGATTCGTTTCCTCGCTAGGTTCGATCAGTGAGTGGGGGCTCCACATAGTGAAAAATAGTATTGTCGTTAATTCGAAAATGGAAACGTCTATTGAAGGCATTTATGCAGCGGGTGATATATGCACGTATGAAGGGAAAGTGAAGCTGATAGCCAGTGGGTTTGGCGAGGCTACGACAGCAGTGAGTAATGCAAAGGTGTATATCGATCCAACAGCAAAAGTTCAAGCGGTTCATAGTACGACACTTATGGAACAAGCGGAAAATAAGAAAGAGAAAGGAACACATAATCGTAGTGAAATAGCTTCTAATCAAGGGTGCTAA